GCCGGGTTCGTCGTCGGGGTGGGTGTACACGCCGATCCGGTCGCGGCGGCGTCGGGCGGCGGCGTTGCCGCCGGCGACCGGGTCGAGGGCCGCCAGGGCCTTGTGGGTGCGGTGTTGCAGCTGCCGGGTGGATTGGCGGGCCAGTAGGTCGATGTTGGCGTCTTCGGCGGCGACGGCTTGCGCGTGGGTGAGCCCTTCGCGGGTGGCGGGGTCGTCCGGGTCGGCGCCCAGCAACGCGGTCTCGATCTGCCGGGCCAGGTCCAGGGTGATGGGGTCGCCGTCGTCGTTGACGGTGCTGACCCGGCCCAGGGCCCGGTGGATGGTGCTCAGTTTGGCCGGTTCCAGCCGTCCGGCGGCGACCTGCCGGAACAGTCTGGGGGTGCGGGTGATCGCGTCGCTGGCCTCGGCAACCCGGTGCACGGCGTACCCGGGGGTCCACCCCAGCAGGGGCCCGACCTCACACCCGATGTATTCGTCCTGGTGCGCCCCGATCGCGTGCCGGACCTGCCGGGTCCTCGACCCGTCGGGTTCGTCATGGTCGGGGATCACGGTTTCTTCGACCGCGGCGGCTTGGGCCAGGCGGGCGGACTGGATCGCCCAGGCGGTGTTCAGCACCTGTTGCGCGGCGACGGTCTGCTGCAGCAGGTCGTGTTTGGTCAGGGTGATCTCATCGAGGCGACTGTCGTCGAACGCGGCGGTCAGCAACTGCATCGCCGCATGGAGTTTCTCCGCGGCGGTCATGCCCGCACCAGGTGCGGTGTTGTTGGTGTTCCCTCCCATGAACTTATGGTACGCGTGTTCGATGCTGGTGGCAAGGGTTGATCGCCTGTATTTCGTGTCCTGTCAGTGTTTTTCGTGGATTCGCCGGTGTCCCGGGTTGTTGGTGCGCGTGGTGGTTGACCTCGATACGTCCTCGCCTAGCGGCTCGGACTACTCGGCCAACGCAGGGGCGGTCACCCAGCCCGGCGCGGGGGTGGTCACCCGGCCAGCTCGGACTCGGACTACTCGGCCAACGCAGGGGTGGTCACCCAGCCCGGCACGGGGCGGTCAGCCAGCCCGGCGCGGGGCGGTCACCCAGCCCGGCGCGGGGGTGGTCACCCGGCCAGCGCCACAGTGGGCTGATCAGGGGATCAGGAGCAGCTTCCCGGTCGTCCCGCGTCCCTCGAGCGCCTCGTAGGCCGAGGCCGCGTCGTCGAGTGCGAAGCGGGCACCCACCTGCAGCTTCAGCCGGCCGTCGGCCAGCTGCCCGAGGATGTCGTCGGCCCGCCACAGCAGTTCCTCGCGGTCCGCGACGTAGGACACCAGGGTCGGGCGGGTCACGAAGAGGGAGCCGAGCCGGTTGAGGACCTGCAGGTCGAGGGGCTCGACCTGGCCGCTCGCTCCGCCGAAGAGCACCCCCATCCCCCGCGGTCGCAACGACTTCAGCGAGGCGTCGAAGGTGGCCTTGCCGACACCGTCGTAGGCGACGTCCACGCCCCGCCCGGCCAGCTTCCGTACCTGTTCGGCCAGCGCGTCGCCGGAGAACTCGCGGTAGTTGATCAGGTGCGCAGCGCCGAGCTGCTCTGCGATCGCCAGCTTTTCGTCGCTTCCGGCGGTCGCCACGACCGATGCGCCCTTGCCGGTGATGAGCTGCACCAGCAACTGTCCGACTCCCCCGGCGGCCGCGTGCACCAGCGCGATCTGGCCGGTCTCGACGGGCCAGGTCGAGTTGACGAGGTAGTGCGCCGTCATACCCTGCAACATCGCGGCTGCAGCGACGTCCAGGTCGAGCCCGTCAGGCACCGGGACCGCCTTGGCCGCAGGGATGTTCGCGACTTCAGCGGCGCTGCCCATCGGTCCCGCCCATGCGACCCGGTCACCGACGGCAACGCCCTCGACCTCCGGGCCGACCGCTTCCACCGTGCCGGCGCCCTCCTGGCAGAGCACGAACGGCGTCTCCATCGGGTAGACGCCCTGCCGCTGGTAGACGTCGATGAAGTTCACACCCACTGCGGCCACCCGCACCTGCAACTCACCTGTTCCGGGGGGCGCGACGTCGACGTCTCGCACTTCGAGGACGGATCGGTCGCCGGGTTTCGTCACCAGAAGAGCACGTGTCATGGCTGCCAGCCTAGTGAGTCACCGGCGTCCCGCGCCCTTCGGTGGTGCCGAACCGAGCCGTGTAGTGCCAGACCCGTTTCACGGCCTGCAGATCCGCACCGCCGAGCCGCGCCCGGTCGCCGATCAGCCTCGGTGTGAGCCGACCGTCGAGCGCGATATCCCTTGCCAGTGCGACGATCTCGTGACCGCGATACTCGGGGTGCGCCTCGATGTCCGGCACAGAGGCGCAGAACCCGTGGTGCCACTCCACCGCGCACGGCAGCCGCTGCGCCACATCCTCGACCCGGGTGCCACGGAAGCTGGGATCGAGCACGACCGCCTCCACGTCGTCGGCCAGCGCGAGGTGCCCGTGCACCTGCGCCTCGACGTAGTCGTCGAGCAGGTCGCGAGTGTCCGCATCGGCCAACGCGGTCAGCCGGCACGCCGTCGCCACTGCGAGATCCGACGGGTCATCGACGCTGTCCGGATAGCAGAACGTCGTGCGCTCCAGGGTGTGCGCCGCCAGCCTGATGTATGACGAGCCGAATCTCGGCGACGCACCCGTGCTGCGACGTCGATGGTTCAGAGCGCCGTACTTCGGGCGCAGGTCGGGATCGGCTGCGTCATACGCCCCGCCGAAAAGCGCGCTCTCCCAACGAAACCGGTCTCCGCCCTCGAACGCGGTCAAACCACCGTTGCTGGTGCCCGTGACGAACTGGGACGCGTACACGCCCTCCCTGGCCAGTCGCTCGATGACGAGCTCCGACGAGCCGGGGCCGGCGAACCGGTCGGGGTGGAAGCTGCATGTGACGCGCAGCGTGGGGTCGAGGGCGGGACCGCTCGCGCGAGCCCGAACATGTGCGAGGGCGCGTTCGACCGGATCCGGCTGCTTCACGCCTCGAACGGTGCCGGGTCACCGGCGCCGACGCGAGTCACCTCGGCATACCCGCCCGAGAAGTCGACGACCGTCGTGGGCTCCACACCACACTCCCCGGAGTCGATCACGGCGTCCACCTGGTGGTCCAGCTCCTCCTTCACCTGCCAGCCGTCGGTGAGCGGCTCCTCCTCGTCCGGCAGGAGCAGCGTGCTGGTCATGATCGGCTCGCCGAGCTCGGCGAGCAGCTCGCGGGCGACCGGGTGATCGCAGATCCGCACGCCGACGGTCCGCTTCTTGGGCTGCAGCAGCCGGTGCGGCACCTCGGACGTGGCCGGCAGGATGAACGTGTACGGCCCCGGCGTCGCCGCCTTGATCGCCCGGAAGATGCGGTTGTCGACGTGCACGAGCTGCCCGAGTTGTGCGAAGTCGCGGCACATCAGGGTGAAGTTGTGCTTGTCGTTCAGCTGCCGGATCCGCACGATCCGGTCACGGCCGTCCCGGTTGCCGAGCGTGCAGCCGAGGGCGAAACACGAGTCGGTGGGGTAGGCGATCAGTCCGCCGTCGCGCAGGATCTGCACGGCTTGCGCGATGCTGCGCGGCTGCGGGTCCTTGGGGTGCACGTCGAAGTAGCGAGCCATGCGCCTACCGTACGTCCTGTCCTCCCAAGGGCATCAACCCTTGGGAACTCTCGCGGCACTGGTCTTCGAGACGGTGGCGTATCCCGTCTTGCGGCCTGTCACACGCACGGTGATCTTCTTGCCCGCGTCGGCGGCAGTCACCTTGTGTGAGGCACCTGTCGCGCCCTTGATCGCAGTGCCACTGTGCAACCACTGGTAGGACAGGGTTACCGGGCTCGGCTTCCACGCCCCGGGCACTGCTTTCAACGTGCTGCCGACCTTCGCGGTCCCGGAGATCTTCGGTGTCGGCGTCGCGGTCAGCTTCAGCAGCGGGATCGCTCTCGCGGCGCTCGCCTTCGACACAGTGGCGTAGCCCGTCTTGCGGCCTGTGACGCGAACGGTGATCTTCTTGCCCGCGTCAGCGAGGGAAACCTTGCGTGAGGCACCTGTCGCACCCTTGATCGCAGTGCCGTTGCGCAACCACTGGTACGACAGGGTTACCGGGCTCGGCTTCCACGCCCCGGGCACTGCTTTCAACGTGCTGCCGACCTTCGCGGTCCCGGAGATCTTCGGTGTCGGCGTCGCAGTCAAAGTTCGGAAAAGTGTCAATTGGTAGGGCTTTCCCCACGAAGCTTCGCTGTCCGTGCCGTAGATCATCACGTAGACGCGCCCAGCCGGAAGTGCCAGCGCCTTCGCACCGAGCGACTTCCCGTTCCAGTCGCCACCGTCCAGATAGAAGTCGTACAACTCATCACCACTCTGGTCGTAAACCGCGACCTCATACGCAGTCCCGGTCCCCAACCCCGACGGGAACGTCAACGACAACTTCCCCCGACCCGCCGACGTCACGTCATACGCAAAATAGTCATGGTCACCCCAGCCGGCCGCCAACGATGAACCCGACACCGTCCTGCCCAACGACTCCACATCCGCCGACGCGGTGGAAGTATTCGGCTCCGTCTCCACCACCCCAGCAGCCACGGAAACCGTCAGCTGGTAGGGCTGTCCCCACGAAGCTTCGCTGTCCGTACCGTAGATCATCACGTAGACGCGCCCAGCCGGAAGATACGTCGCTTGCCCGGCGAGCCACTTCCCGTTCCAGTCGCCACCGTCCAGATAGAAGTCGTACAACTCATAACCACTCTGGTCGTAAACCGCGACCTCATACGCAGTCCCGGTCCCCAACCCCGACGGGAACGTCAACGACAACTTCCCCCGACCCGCCGACGGCACGTCATACGCAAAATAGTCATGGTCACCCCAGCCGGCCGCCAACGACGAACCCGACACCGTCCTGCCCAACGACTCCACATCCGCCGACGCGGTGGAAGTATTCGGCTCCGTCTCCACCACCCCAGCAGCCACGGAAACCGTCAGCTGGTAGGGCTGTCCCCACGAAGCTTCGCTGTCCGTACCGTAGATCATCACGTAGACGCGCCCAGCCGGAAGATACGTCGCTTGCCCGGCGAGCCACTTCCCGTTCCAGTCGCCACCGTCCAGATAGAAGTCGTACAACTCATAACCACTCTGGTCGTAAACCGCGACCTCATACGCAGTCCCGGTCCCCAACCCCGACGGGAACGTCAACGACAACTTCCCCCGACCCGCCGACGGCACGTCATACGCAAAATAGTCATGGTCACCCCAGCCGGCCGACAACGACGAACCCGACACCGTGGTGCCGAGCGCGACGGCGTTGGCAGTCGCCATCGAACCATTTGGCTCCTGTTCACTCACGGTTGACGCATGCGCCTCGGGTGCAGCAACCATCGGGAGCATGGCGGCAATCAGAACCGCCGCGAAGAGTCCGGCGAACCAGCGCAACGGGCGAAATCGGGGCGCACCAATGACAGGAGTAAGCATGACTCTCCGCAGGATTCAGGGGTCCCGTGATTCGTCCGTGGGTCCCGGTGGACGAATACAAGCGCCCTCGCCATACCCCTGTCGACAAATGTGCGGAGGTCACCGCCACTCGCAAGAAACCCCTGTGTTGCCCCACGTTGTGCACGTTCGCGCTACGGCGCCGGACCGGCTTGCCGGCGCGAGGAGCAACGTCGTCTCGAAACCAGGTTCCGGCGCACTTCCGCCGTCGTCCTGGGTCACGCCCACTTGTCCGCCAGGGTCCGCACGACCTTCAGATCACGCGTGGTGGCAACCAACCCACCGCGCTCCATCCGGGCATTGGAGATCTTCGCCTCGTGTGCGGGTTTGCCCAGCCACCAGTGCAATTCGCTTCCATCTGGGTGCAGCCGCTCCCCCGGCACGTCCCAGTCGGCCAACTCCGAGCGGCGGTCCGGCGGGAGCGGGTCACGGAAGAAGGTGACGTAACGCCGCAGCGTCGCTCCGTCCAGCGGGTCGGTCAACGAGTCCGCCCGTTCGACGGTCGCCAGCAGCTGGGCCGGGCTGCGCACGATGCATGGTATGGCGAAACCGAACTCCTCCTCCAGCAGCGGCTCGAGTGTCGCCGCGACCTTCGCGCCGCTGCGCGTCGGGCTGCCGATGAGCACGTTGCCGCTCTGGATGTGGGTCTCGACGTCGGCGAAGCCGGCCCCGGTCAACACTTCCCGCAGCCGCTGCATCTTCACCCAGCGACCACCGACGTTGACCGCACGCAGGAAGACGATGTGGCGCACCGCCACTCACTCCGCCTGGTGGGAGGTCACTTCGGTCGGCAGCATGACGGTGCGACTGACCGTGCACAACCGTTCGTGCGACTTGCGGATCGACTCGGGCAGGATCTCGCGTGCAGCGTCCCCGTCCGCACCCTCCGGGAACTCGACCCGGAAGGTGATGTCGATGGGCCCCATGTGGTTGCCCTGCTCGTCGCGCAGCTTGTCACCCTCGGCCGTCACCTCGAAACGCGTGGGCTCACTGCGCCGTGCGGTGAAGATGTCTACGTCGATGCCGGTGCACCCGGCGATCGCCGCGAGCATGATCTCCACCGGGGTGAACTGGTCGTCCCCGCCGCTGCCGAAGTCGAACGTTCCGCCGCGCGCGTTGGTGGCGCGGAACTTGCCCGGCGACGTACGGGTGATGGTGACGGCGCGGTGCGCGTCGGAAGGCTGAGTCGTCATACCGCAAGCCTGCCACGCGGGCCGTTTCGGGCGCGCCTGAGTACCGTGTGCCACGTGAGCGCACACTCCGACCACAGCATCGTCCTGATCCGCCACGGCGCGACCGAGTGGTCGCGCAACGGCCGGCACACCGGCACGACCGATCTGCCGCTGCTACCGGAGGGCGAGGCGGACGCGCGCAAGCTGCGCGACCAACTGGACGGCCTGGACATCGTCGCGACATTCTGCAGCCCGATGCAGCGCGCACGGCGCACCGCCGAGCTCGCCGGCCTCGACGACGTCCGGATCGACCCGGATCTGCGCGAGTGGGATTACGGCGCGTACGAAGGACTTTCGACGCCACAGATCCGGGAGAAGCTCGGCGACCCGTCGTGGGAGATCTTCGCCGACGGGGTCGAGCCCGGCGACACGCCCGGCGAGACCGTCGAGGACGTAGCGGCCCGCGTCAGTCACGTCGTGCGGCGCGTGGTGCCCCTGCTCGAGGTCGGCAACGTCGCGCTGGTGGCGCACGGGCACTCGCTGCGGATCTTCGCCGCGATCTTCCTGCGCCAGGAGGCGCGTATGGGCGCTCAGCTCATCCTGAACGCCGGATCGCTGTCCACGCTCGGCTTCTACCACGGCACACCGTGCATCCAGCGCTGGAACACCGGCGGCGACTACGCCTGACGCCCGGGGCCGTCAGCTGGGGACCTCCCAGGTGTGCACCGGGTCGCCCGCGTGCATCAGCTCCAGGTAGCGGCGCAGCATTCCGTTGAGCGCGCTCGCGCGGTCCTTGCCCTGCGCCTCAAGGGATCTCACGCAGTCGATCTGCCAGGAGGCGCCGTTCTGCCCGGTGCGGCACCGGTCCTCGATGACACCGAGGTAGCGATCCCGGACGTCCTGCGCGACGCCCCACTCGGCGAGGCCCTCGTTGGCCAGCGGGAGCAGGTGGCGCAGGGTCAGCTCGTCGGCGCGCACCTCGCCGAAGCCGGGCCAGTAGACCTTCGCCTCGATGCCCCGCCGGCAGCACTCGGAGAAGTTGTCGGCGGCAGCGTCGAAGCTCATCCGGGTCCACACCGGGCGGTCGGAGTCGGCGAGCATCCGGGCGACACCGTAGTAGAAGGCGCTGTTCGCCATACAGTCGATGATCGTCGGCCCGGCCGGCAGCACGCGGTTCTCGACGCGCAGGTGCGGCTTGCCGTCCACGATGTCGTAGATCGGCCGGTTCCAGCGGTAGACGGTGCCGTTGTGCAGGCGCAGCTCGTCCAGGTGCGGTGCGTCGCCGGCCTCGAACACCGCGACCGGGTCCTCGTCGGTGGACTCCGGCAGCAGCGCCGGGAAGTAGCGCACGTTCTCCTCGAACAGGTCGAAGATCGAGGTGATCCAGCGCTCCCCGAACCACACCCGCGGCCGAACACCCTGGTTCTTCAACTCGATCGCGCGTGTGTCGGTGGCCTGCTCGAACAGCGGCACCCGGCTCTCGTGCCACAGTTCCTTGCCGAAGAAGTACGGCGAATTGGCCCCGATCGCCATCTGGATGCCGGAGATCGCCTGCGCGGCGTTCCAGAAGTCGGCGAACCGGTGCGGCTGCACCTGCAGGTGCAGCTGGACGGACGTGCACGCGGACTCCGGCGCGATCGAATCGGCATACATGGCAAGGCGTTCCCCGCCCGGGCCCTCGATGTCGATGAAGATGTCCTCGCCGCGCGCGGAGAAGATCGCCTCGTTGAGCGCGGCATACCTCGCGTTGGCGCTCATCCACTCGGTGGTGAAGTGCTCGGGCATCAGGGTGGGCAGGATCCCGATCATCGCGATCTGGGCGCCGGCCTCGTTCGCCTTCTTCTCGGCGCGGTTCAGGCTGTCGCGCAGGTCCTCCTCCAGCTTGAGCGCCGAGTGGCCGGGCATCGGGCGCGGACTGACGTTGAGCTCGATGTTGTACTGCCCGAGCTCGGTCTGGTAGTCCTCGTCCGCGATCGACTCCAGCACGCTCGCGTTGCTCATCGTCGGCTGCAGATCGTCACCGACCAGGTTCAGCTCGATCTCCATGCCGGTGAGCTGGCGCTCGAAGTCGAAGCTGTGTGTTGTGAGCATGCGCTCGAACACGTCGAGGTCCTGGTGCACCTTCTCGCGGTAACGCTGTCGTTGCTCGCGGGTGTATGACGTGGCGGCGACGTCCTTGCCCATGATGAACCTCCTCGGATCAGCGTGACGCCACGCTTGCACATTCTGGAAGCCGTCGGCGGCAAAACGCCAAGAGCTTCTTCCGCGGCGCCAGCATCCGGACGAGATGCCACACGCCGGGCCGGC
This genomic window from Flexivirga oryzae contains:
- a CDS encoding quinone oxidoreductase family protein codes for the protein MTRALLVTKPGDRSVLEVRDVDVAPPGTGELQVRVAAVGVNFIDVYQRQGVYPMETPFVLCQEGAGTVEAVGPEVEGVAVGDRVAWAGPMGSAAEVANIPAAKAVPVPDGLDLDVAAAAMLQGMTAHYLVNSTWPVETGQIALVHAAAGGVGQLLVQLITGKGASVVATAGSDEKLAIAEQLGAAHLINYREFSGDALAEQVRKLAGRGVDVAYDGVGKATFDASLKSLRPRGMGVLFGGASGQVEPLDLQVLNRLGSLFVTRPTLVSYVADREELLWRADDILGQLADGRLKLQVGARFALDDAASAYEALEGRGTTGKLLLIP
- a CDS encoding DUF3626 domain-containing protein, whose amino-acid sequence is MKQPDPVERALAHVRARASGPALDPTLRVTCSFHPDRFAGPGSSELVIERLAREGVYASQFVTGTSNGGLTAFEGGDRFRWESALFGGAYDAADPDLRPKYGALNHRRRSTGASPRFGSSYIRLAAHTLERTTFCYPDSVDDPSDLAVATACRLTALADADTRDLLDDYVEAQVHGHLALADDVEAVVLDPSFRGTRVEDVAQRLPCAVEWHHGFCASVPDIEAHPEYRGHEIVALARDIALDGRLTPRLIGDRARLGGADLQAVKRVWHYTARFGTTEGRGTPVTH
- a CDS encoding L-threonylcarbamoyladenylate synthase, which codes for MARYFDVHPKDPQPRSIAQAVQILRDGGLIAYPTDSCFALGCTLGNRDGRDRIVRIRQLNDKHNFTLMCRDFAQLGQLVHVDNRIFRAIKAATPGPYTFILPATSEVPHRLLQPKKRTVGVRICDHPVARELLAELGEPIMTSTLLLPDEEEPLTDGWQVKEELDHQVDAVIDSGECGVEPTTVVDFSGGYAEVTRVGAGDPAPFEA
- a CDS encoding DUF1697 domain-containing protein, which translates into the protein MRHIVFLRAVNVGGRWVKMQRLREVLTGAGFADVETHIQSGNVLIGSPTRSGAKVAATLEPLLEEEFGFAIPCIVRSPAQLLATVERADSLTDPLDGATLRRYVTFFRDPLPPDRRSELADWDVPGERLHPDGSELHWWLGKPAHEAKISNARMERGGLVATTRDLKVVRTLADKWA
- a CDS encoding OsmC family protein produces the protein MTTQPSDAHRAVTITRTSPGKFRATNARGGTFDFGSGGDDQFTPVEIMLAAIAGCTGIDVDIFTARRSEPTRFEVTAEGDKLRDEQGNHMGPIDITFRVEFPEGADGDAAREILPESIRKSHERLCTVSRTVMLPTEVTSHQAE
- a CDS encoding histidine phosphatase family protein is translated as MSAHSDHSIVLIRHGATEWSRNGRHTGTTDLPLLPEGEADARKLRDQLDGLDIVATFCSPMQRARRTAELAGLDDVRIDPDLREWDYGAYEGLSTPQIREKLGDPSWEIFADGVEPGDTPGETVEDVAARVSHVVRRVVPLLEVGNVALVAHGHSLRIFAAIFLRQEARMGAQLILNAGSLSTLGFYHGTPCIQRWNTGGDYA
- a CDS encoding glutamate--cysteine ligase, whose amino-acid sequence is MGKDVAATSYTREQRQRYREKVHQDLDVFERMLTTHSFDFERQLTGMEIELNLVGDDLQPTMSNASVLESIADEDYQTELGQYNIELNVSPRPMPGHSALKLEEDLRDSLNRAEKKANEAGAQIAMIGILPTLMPEHFTTEWMSANARYAALNEAIFSARGEDIFIDIEGPGGERLAMYADSIAPESACTSVQLHLQVQPHRFADFWNAAQAISGIQMAIGANSPYFFGKELWHESRVPLFEQATDTRAIELKNQGVRPRVWFGERWITSIFDLFEENVRYFPALLPESTDEDPVAVFEAGDAPHLDELRLHNGTVYRWNRPIYDIVDGKPHLRVENRVLPAGPTIIDCMANSAFYYGVARMLADSDRPVWTRMSFDAAADNFSECCRRGIEAKVYWPGFGEVRADELTLRHLLPLANEGLAEWGVAQDVRDRYLGVIEDRCRTGQNGASWQIDCVRSLEAQGKDRASALNGMLRRYLELMHAGDPVHTWEVPS